ATTCAGCTTCTGCTTGACGCCATAAGTCTTTTTCTTCCGAGCCCTGTTGATGTTCCTCCTCTGCCTGGCACCATACCCCAGACCAACGAGCATATTACATTTGAATATAAAGCCAATGCGCCTCTTTCGGCTCTGATCTTCAAAGTATTCATGATGGAAGGAAGGAAGCTCACATTTGCGAGAATATACAGCGGAAAGCTTTCCGAGGGCATGGATGTTTACAATCCCAAAACCGGGAAAAAGGAAAAAATTTCCAGAATCATGCTCATGCATGCAAACAAGAGGGAAAGGGTTGAATCTGTTTCAGCTGGAGCGATTGTTGGTCTTCTTGGCCTTAAATCAGCCTCAACAGGAGACACTCTCTGCGATGCAGCCAACCCCATAGTACTTGAAAGAATAGATATTTACGAGCCTGTAATTTCCATAGCTATTGAGCCTAAGACCCATTCGGACCAGGAAAAGATGGACGATGTCATTGCAAAGTTCCTAGATGAAGACCCAACATTAAGAGTCAAAAAAGATGATGACACAGGCCAGATAATTCTGTCAGGAATGGGAGAACTTCATCTTGAGGTAATCATCAGCAGAATGACAAGGGAATTCCAGACAAATGTTAATGTCGGAAAGCCCCAGGTTGTTTACCGTGAAAGCGTTGGAGCATCTGCTGAAGCATGCATTCCTTTTGACAGGGATATTGCCGGCACTTCCCATTATGCTGGAGTCAAGCTCGGAATAAGGCCTCTTGAACGCGGAGCAGGCTCCCATTTTGCTTCAAAAATTCCAGCGGATACAATTCCTCCGGTTATATTCAAGGCAATAGAGACAGGCGTTACAGAGGCTTTCACTAGCGGGCCTATCATGGGCTATCCTGTTGTGGATGTTGAAGTTTCACTACTTGAAATAAACACAAGGGAAACCGGAGCGACAGAGCTTGCCCATAAAGTCAGCGCATCGCTCACTGTGAGGGAATGCATATCAAAGGCCCAGCCTTATCTTCTTGAACCGATAATGGATGTGGAGATATTTGTACCTGAAAATTTCATGGGTGAAGTAATCGGGGATATTAATTCAAGGGGCGGAAAAATCGAGGCGATTACTCCTCGCGCCGGAACCCAGATTATTCAGTGTTCTGTTCCACTCTCTAGCATGTTTGGATATTCAACATCCATAAGATCCGCCACCCAGGGCAGAGGAACCTTTGCAATGCAGTTTGCAAGGTTTGACAAGAGATAGTTCAAATATCAACTACCTCGGTTTATTTATAAATAAGGATGCAGAGACTTCTGAAACAGTCTCTGCATCCTTCAAAAACAGCCCGCTCCTATCCATGGATCTTCCGGCAGGCCTTTTTCCATGACACAGCCACTCATATGATGATATACGTTCATGAGGAAATCAAAGTTTAACAATGGGAATGGAGGCTTATCATGAACCGTATTTTTACATTATCATTATTTGCTGTTCTATTCTGGACACTTACAGCAGCTGCTGCTGAAAAATCAAGGATTGAACTTACAGACGGAAGCTTGATCACAGGCGAAGTTCTGGAAATGAGCGGAGGCATATACAGGATCAAAACAGATTCCATGGGTGAAGTCAAAATCCCTTCAAACCGGATCAAATCCATTATGTCAGGTTCATCTTCCAGCCATAGCTCAAGCCAATCTGCACAAAAAAATACTTCAGCATCCCCAAACAATGCCCAGATCGAATCTATTCAAAAAGACATTGTAAGTGACCCGAAAATGATTGAGCTTATCCAGGCACTGATGACAGAACCTGAGCTTCAGAGTGCGCTTAATGACCCGGCCATGATGGAAAAAATTAATCGGGGAGATACTACAGCGCTCGAAAATGATCCGAGCTTCCAGAAATTCATGAATCATCCAAAGGTTAAAGAAATAATGGAAAGGGCAAAAAACAAAAATTAATAATATTCGTGTAATCGTGATTTCAGAAGCTCTAATAGTGACTTAAAAAGATTGAGACTGTTCCATATTTAGCTGAACGCCAGATCATTATATTTTAAAGATATTGGCCATTCTTAAAAACCACAAGCCTCCAAAATACTGCTGATTTTTTATAAACATACCTGAATTCTTCTTGCCCTACAGGAATGCTTTTCGAAAAAATCTGCTGAACCACACAAAAATAATTAAACAGTTCTCCGTAAAAATATTCTCACCACAATATTTAAATTAAAACAGGAGGGTTTGTATGAAGCGATTTCATGAATTCAAAAAGCCTTATTTAGTCTTTTTGACGAGTTTGCTGATGTTATCTTTATCAATATGCACAAGTGGGTGTTACAATGACGATACGACTTCAACTCCTTCACCGCTGAGCGCCAGCAATGTCAATCTGATCTTCGTGGTAAGCCCGGATTTGGATTATCAGGCATCCGGTGACATCCATCCTGACACGGCAAACCTAACCAGCCAGGGCTTGCAGCGATCCCTCCTGATGGCCACGTACCTTAAACAGCAGGTGTTGGGGAAAAAAAACGTAAGCAGCATTTACGCACTTTCTCCGATGACTCATTTGCAAACCGAAAACAATTACCCCGACATGGCAGCAATCGGATTCATTCAGCAATTCGCCCTTCTAAACCAGATCACATTACCGATTGATAATACTGGAGGCACCTATACAGCCAACAGCTATCCCATCAATACAGCGTATGCTTCAGCAGAATCATTACCCAGCGGAGTTATGACGCCCTCTAAATACTGCCCTGATTGTACTGGCCTTGACTTCAGTAACACCGGAGGCAGCAACGAAACGTTGGCATCCGGTATCATCAATAAAAAAATTCCGGGTTATTATGTCTTCTCTGCTCCTTGGGAAACAATAAGCGCACTGCTCGATAGTATAAATACACTTTACGGATACAACCTCAATCTTCCGGCAACCTATGTAAGTCCTAACTATGTGTACGCAATATCAATCCCGTTGTCCGGAAGCGCCAGACTGGTTACTTACAACAGCAAACTAAATCCGCCTGCCACTTACCCTGAGCTGCCTTCGCCGGTGACAAGCACCCAATGCACACACGAGCAACAGCCCTATTTCAGAACCACAAGGACCGGAGGGGTTAATGGAGTTGTAGTTCCTTCAAACATCAACACCAACCAAAGGGTTTACATTGTCCGGCACGCAGAAGCGCATCCGGATACTGAGTCTCATTTTGAAGATGGCAATTTTGTTGGGGCAGGTCAATGGCGAGCACTTTCACTTCCAAGCGCTCTGCGTGGTAAAATAAGTCCAAACATGGTTTATTCCATCG
The nucleotide sequence above comes from Desulforegula conservatrix Mb1Pa. Encoded proteins:
- the fusA gene encoding elongation factor G, with amino-acid sequence MSKNTVKIENIRNIGIIAHIDAGKTTVTERILYYTGKSHKIGEVHDGEAAMDWMPDEQERGITITSAVTTCHWKNKQIQIIDTPGHVDFTIEVERSLRVLDGAIGVFCAVGGVQPQSETVWHQADKYHVPKMAFINKLDRIGADFEGTISQIKEKLNANPMIIQMPVGEESSFNGVVDLIRMKQITWKDENLGADYVESDIHPSLAEKAHEFRSSLIESVADTDDAIMDAYLSEEEIPEETLIAAIRKATINLKAIPVLCGSALKNKGIQLLLDAISLFLPSPVDVPPLPGTIPQTNEHITFEYKANAPLSALIFKVFMMEGRKLTFARIYSGKLSEGMDVYNPKTGKKEKISRIMLMHANKRERVESVSAGAIVGLLGLKSASTGDTLCDAANPIVLERIDIYEPVISIAIEPKTHSDQEKMDDVIAKFLDEDPTLRVKKDDDTGQIILSGMGELHLEVIISRMTREFQTNVNVGKPQVVYRESVGASAEACIPFDRDIAGTSHYAGVKLGIRPLERGAGSHFASKIPADTIPPVIFKAIETGVTEAFTSGPIMGYPVVDVEVSLLEINTRETGATELAHKVSASLTVRECISKAQPYLLEPIMDVEIFVPENFMGEVIGDINSRGGKIEAITPRAGTQIIQCSVPLSSMFGYSTSIRSATQGRGTFAMQFARFDKR